From a single Vitis vinifera cultivar Pinot Noir 40024 chromosome 18, ASM3070453v1 genomic region:
- the LOC100251775 gene encoding vacuolar protein sorting-associated protein 9A isoform X2 produces MDASSSQPLTFYDFLDRMRNPASLDLVRSIKSFIVSFSFYAPSPENDGKRLQDFLLTMEDSIRDHPLWVGATEEEIDSAIEGLEKYVMTKLFSRTFAASPEDAKADQEISEKISLLQNFLRPEHLDIPAVLQNEASWLLAEKELQKVNAFKAPREKLLCILNCCRVINNLLLNAAMSENHILAGADDFLPVLIYVTIKANPPQLHSNLKFIQLYRRQEKLVSEVAYYFTNLVSAKSFIVDLDAKSLSMDAVEFQESMEAAREAHKAAGVKPSPSLDRTATLAGQMDPGPSRRMWFRETDTRGTSNYPFMEAEAGELTVGDVETLLSLYKDVVTKYTNLCRAVKRLSMSKTETPVLVPLSEGTHTSPPQPEGRTTNVNDKRGE; encoded by the exons ATGGATGCGTCCTCGTCTCAGCCGTTAACGTTCTATGACTTTCTGGACAGAATGCGGAATCCAGCTTCTCTCGATCTGGTTCGGTCCATCAAAAG TTTTATTGTATCTTTTTCATTCTATGCGCCCAGCCCAGAAAATGATGGCAAGAGGCTGCAAGACTTCCTTTTAACAATGGAAGATTCTATAAGGGACCATCCGTTATGGGTTGGGGCAACTGAGGAAGAAATAGACTCTGCAATTGAG GGTTTGGAGAAGTATGTTATGACAAAATTGTTCTCTCGCACATTTGCGGCTTCTCCTGAGGATGCTAAGGCTGACCaggaaatttcagaaaaaataaGCTTGCTACAAAACTTCTTGAGGCCTGAGCATTTGGATATACCTGCAGTACTTCAGAATGAAGCTTCATGGCTG CTTGCAGAGAAAGAATTGCAGAAAGTCAATGCTTTCAAGGCTCCTCGGGAGAAGCTTCTTTGCATTTTGAATTGCTGCAGGGTCATAAACAATTTGCTGCTTAACGCAGCAATGTCAGAAAATCATATTCTAGCTGGAGCTGATGATTTTCTTCCTGTTCTAATATATGTCACGATCAAG GCGAATCCTCCTCAGCTGCATTCAAACCTCAAATTCATCCAGCTGTATCGGAGGCAGGAGAAGCTTGTGTCAGAAGTGGCTTATTATTTCACAAATCTGGTCTCTGCCAAGTCATTTATTGTTGACCTAGATGCAAAGTCTCTTTCCATGGATGCAGTTGAATTTCAGGAGAGCATGGAAGCAGCAAGAGAGGCCCATAAAGCAGCTGGAGTTAAACCCTCACCATCATTGGATCGAACTGCAACCTTGGCAGGGCAGATGGATCCTGGTCCTTCAAGAAGAATGTGGTTTAGAGAAACTGACACAAGAG GTACGTCAAACTATCCTTTTATGGAAGCAGAGGCTGGTGAACTCACTGTGGGAGATGTAGAGACATTGCTGAGTTTGTACAAGGATGTTGTTACAAAGTACACTAATCTGTGCAGGGCTGTTAAACGCCTTTCTATGTCCAAAACAGAAACCCCAGTTTTGGTTCCCCTTTCAGAAGGGACCCATACCTCTCCACCTCAGCCAGAAGGAAGAACTACAAATGTCAATGACAAAAGAGGAGAATAG
- the LOC100251775 gene encoding vacuolar protein sorting-associated protein 9A isoform X3, with the protein MDASSSQPLTFYDFLDRMRNPASLDLVRSIKSPENDGKRLQDFLLTMEDSIRDHPLWVGATEEEIDSAIEGLEKYVMTKLFSRTFAASPEDAKADQEISEKISLLQNFLRPEHLDIPAVLQNEASWLLAEKELQKVNAFKAPREKLLCILNCCRVINNLLLNAAMSENHILAGADDFLPVLIYVTIKANPPQLHSNLKFIQLYRRQEKLVSEVAYYFTNLVSAKSFIVDLDAKSLSMDAVEFQESMEAAREAHKAAGVKPSPSLDRTATLAGQMDPGPSRRMWFRETDTRGISVNHLMMAGTSNYPFMEAEAGELTVGDVETLLSLYKDVVTKYTNLCRAVKRLSMSKTETPVLVPLSEGTHTSPPQPEGRTTNVNDKRGE; encoded by the exons ATGGATGCGTCCTCGTCTCAGCCGTTAACGTTCTATGACTTTCTGGACAGAATGCGGAATCCAGCTTCTCTCGATCTGGTTCGGTCCATCAAAAG CCCAGAAAATGATGGCAAGAGGCTGCAAGACTTCCTTTTAACAATGGAAGATTCTATAAGGGACCATCCGTTATGGGTTGGGGCAACTGAGGAAGAAATAGACTCTGCAATTGAG GGTTTGGAGAAGTATGTTATGACAAAATTGTTCTCTCGCACATTTGCGGCTTCTCCTGAGGATGCTAAGGCTGACCaggaaatttcagaaaaaataaGCTTGCTACAAAACTTCTTGAGGCCTGAGCATTTGGATATACCTGCAGTACTTCAGAATGAAGCTTCATGGCTG CTTGCAGAGAAAGAATTGCAGAAAGTCAATGCTTTCAAGGCTCCTCGGGAGAAGCTTCTTTGCATTTTGAATTGCTGCAGGGTCATAAACAATTTGCTGCTTAACGCAGCAATGTCAGAAAATCATATTCTAGCTGGAGCTGATGATTTTCTTCCTGTTCTAATATATGTCACGATCAAG GCGAATCCTCCTCAGCTGCATTCAAACCTCAAATTCATCCAGCTGTATCGGAGGCAGGAGAAGCTTGTGTCAGAAGTGGCTTATTATTTCACAAATCTGGTCTCTGCCAAGTCATTTATTGTTGACCTAGATGCAAAGTCTCTTTCCATGGATGCAGTTGAATTTCAGGAGAGCATGGAAGCAGCAAGAGAGGCCCATAAAGCAGCTGGAGTTAAACCCTCACCATCATTGGATCGAACTGCAACCTTGGCAGGGCAGATGGATCCTGGTCCTTCAAGAAGAATGTGGTTTAGAGAAACTGACACAAGAG GTATATCGGTGAATCACTTGATGATGGCAGGTACGTCAAACTATCCTTTTATGGAAGCAGAGGCTGGTGAACTCACTGTGGGAGATGTAGAGACATTGCTGAGTTTGTACAAGGATGTTGTTACAAAGTACACTAATCTGTGCAGGGCTGTTAAACGCCTTTCTATGTCCAAAACAGAAACCCCAGTTTTGGTTCCCCTTTCAGAAGGGACCCATACCTCTCCACCTCAGCCAGAAGGAAGAACTACAAATGTCAATGACAAAAGAGGAGAATAG
- the LOC100251775 gene encoding vacuolar protein sorting-associated protein 9A isoform X1, producing the protein MDASSSQPLTFYDFLDRMRNPASLDLVRSIKSFIVSFSFYAPSPENDGKRLQDFLLTMEDSIRDHPLWVGATEEEIDSAIEGLEKYVMTKLFSRTFAASPEDAKADQEISEKISLLQNFLRPEHLDIPAVLQNEASWLLAEKELQKVNAFKAPREKLLCILNCCRVINNLLLNAAMSENHILAGADDFLPVLIYVTIKANPPQLHSNLKFIQLYRRQEKLVSEVAYYFTNLVSAKSFIVDLDAKSLSMDAVEFQESMEAAREAHKAAGVKPSPSLDRTATLAGQMDPGPSRRMWFRETDTRGISVNHLMMAGTSNYPFMEAEAGELTVGDVETLLSLYKDVVTKYTNLCRAVKRLSMSKTETPVLVPLSEGTHTSPPQPEGRTTNVNDKRGE; encoded by the exons ATGGATGCGTCCTCGTCTCAGCCGTTAACGTTCTATGACTTTCTGGACAGAATGCGGAATCCAGCTTCTCTCGATCTGGTTCGGTCCATCAAAAG TTTTATTGTATCTTTTTCATTCTATGCGCCCAGCCCAGAAAATGATGGCAAGAGGCTGCAAGACTTCCTTTTAACAATGGAAGATTCTATAAGGGACCATCCGTTATGGGTTGGGGCAACTGAGGAAGAAATAGACTCTGCAATTGAG GGTTTGGAGAAGTATGTTATGACAAAATTGTTCTCTCGCACATTTGCGGCTTCTCCTGAGGATGCTAAGGCTGACCaggaaatttcagaaaaaataaGCTTGCTACAAAACTTCTTGAGGCCTGAGCATTTGGATATACCTGCAGTACTTCAGAATGAAGCTTCATGGCTG CTTGCAGAGAAAGAATTGCAGAAAGTCAATGCTTTCAAGGCTCCTCGGGAGAAGCTTCTTTGCATTTTGAATTGCTGCAGGGTCATAAACAATTTGCTGCTTAACGCAGCAATGTCAGAAAATCATATTCTAGCTGGAGCTGATGATTTTCTTCCTGTTCTAATATATGTCACGATCAAG GCGAATCCTCCTCAGCTGCATTCAAACCTCAAATTCATCCAGCTGTATCGGAGGCAGGAGAAGCTTGTGTCAGAAGTGGCTTATTATTTCACAAATCTGGTCTCTGCCAAGTCATTTATTGTTGACCTAGATGCAAAGTCTCTTTCCATGGATGCAGTTGAATTTCAGGAGAGCATGGAAGCAGCAAGAGAGGCCCATAAAGCAGCTGGAGTTAAACCCTCACCATCATTGGATCGAACTGCAACCTTGGCAGGGCAGATGGATCCTGGTCCTTCAAGAAGAATGTGGTTTAGAGAAACTGACACAAGAG GTATATCGGTGAATCACTTGATGATGGCAGGTACGTCAAACTATCCTTTTATGGAAGCAGAGGCTGGTGAACTCACTGTGGGAGATGTAGAGACATTGCTGAGTTTGTACAAGGATGTTGTTACAAAGTACACTAATCTGTGCAGGGCTGTTAAACGCCTTTCTATGTCCAAAACAGAAACCCCAGTTTTGGTTCCCCTTTCAGAAGGGACCCATACCTCTCCACCTCAGCCAGAAGGAAGAACTACAAATGTCAATGACAAAAGAGGAGAATAG
- the LOC100256906 gene encoding B2 protein, giving the protein MAHQLIMGAANQYQTWRIPATRVAHNGQAQWPDDDHHRLTRPIDEPMKNWDTKLQHYFHLHQPDRWYRTLPPSEMLPRNEALGGYIFVCNNDTMQEDLRRQLFGLPQKYKDSVRAITPGLPLFLYNYTAHQLHGVYQAMSFGGSNIDPTAWEDKKCRGESRFPAQVRIRTKKKCKPLDEDAFRPILYHYDGPKFRLQLSVPEALALLDLFEEEDP; this is encoded by the exons ATGGCGCACCAGCTGATCATGGGTGCTGCAAATCAGTACCAGACATGGCGGATTCCGGCCACCAGGGTAGCACACAACGGCCAAGCGCAGTGGCCGGACGACGATCACCATCGACTGACACGGCCCATCGACGAACCAATGAAGAATTGGGACACAAAACTTCAGCATTACTTCCATCTTCACCAGCCTGATAGGTGGTACAGGACACTGCCCCCATCTGAGATGCTTCCCAGAAATGAGGCCCTGGGGGGCTACATCTTTGTGTGCAACAATGACACCATGCAAGAGGATCTTCGCCGCCAGCTCTTTG GGCTGCCACAGAAGTATAAGGACTCAGTTAGGGCAATAACCCCAGGCCTACCACTTTTCCTCTATAACTACACAGCCCATCAGTTGCATGGGGTATACCAG GCCATGAGCTTTGGGGGCTCAAATATAGACCCAACAGCATGGGAAGACAAGAAGTGCAGAGGAGAATCCAGATTTCCAGCCCAG GTTAGAATTCGAACCAAGAAGAAATGCAAACCACTAGACGAGGATGCATTTAGGCCCATTTTGTACCACTATGATGGCCCCAAGTTCAGATTGCAGCTCTCTGTGCCTGAG GCACTTGCATTACTGGACTTGTTCGAAGAGGAGGACCCATGA
- the LOC100251775 gene encoding vacuolar protein sorting-associated protein 9A isoform X4 — protein MDASSSQPLTFYDFLDRMRNPASLDLVRSIKSPENDGKRLQDFLLTMEDSIRDHPLWVGATEEEIDSAIEGLEKYVMTKLFSRTFAASPEDAKADQEISEKISLLQNFLRPEHLDIPAVLQNEASWLLAEKELQKVNAFKAPREKLLCILNCCRVINNLLLNAAMSENHILAGADDFLPVLIYVTIKANPPQLHSNLKFIQLYRRQEKLVSEVAYYFTNLVSAKSFIVDLDAKSLSMDAVEFQESMEAAREAHKAAGVKPSPSLDRTATLAGQMDPGPSRRMWFRETDTRGTSNYPFMEAEAGELTVGDVETLLSLYKDVVTKYTNLCRAVKRLSMSKTETPVLVPLSEGTHTSPPQPEGRTTNVNDKRGE, from the exons ATGGATGCGTCCTCGTCTCAGCCGTTAACGTTCTATGACTTTCTGGACAGAATGCGGAATCCAGCTTCTCTCGATCTGGTTCGGTCCATCAAAAG CCCAGAAAATGATGGCAAGAGGCTGCAAGACTTCCTTTTAACAATGGAAGATTCTATAAGGGACCATCCGTTATGGGTTGGGGCAACTGAGGAAGAAATAGACTCTGCAATTGAG GGTTTGGAGAAGTATGTTATGACAAAATTGTTCTCTCGCACATTTGCGGCTTCTCCTGAGGATGCTAAGGCTGACCaggaaatttcagaaaaaataaGCTTGCTACAAAACTTCTTGAGGCCTGAGCATTTGGATATACCTGCAGTACTTCAGAATGAAGCTTCATGGCTG CTTGCAGAGAAAGAATTGCAGAAAGTCAATGCTTTCAAGGCTCCTCGGGAGAAGCTTCTTTGCATTTTGAATTGCTGCAGGGTCATAAACAATTTGCTGCTTAACGCAGCAATGTCAGAAAATCATATTCTAGCTGGAGCTGATGATTTTCTTCCTGTTCTAATATATGTCACGATCAAG GCGAATCCTCCTCAGCTGCATTCAAACCTCAAATTCATCCAGCTGTATCGGAGGCAGGAGAAGCTTGTGTCAGAAGTGGCTTATTATTTCACAAATCTGGTCTCTGCCAAGTCATTTATTGTTGACCTAGATGCAAAGTCTCTTTCCATGGATGCAGTTGAATTTCAGGAGAGCATGGAAGCAGCAAGAGAGGCCCATAAAGCAGCTGGAGTTAAACCCTCACCATCATTGGATCGAACTGCAACCTTGGCAGGGCAGATGGATCCTGGTCCTTCAAGAAGAATGTGGTTTAGAGAAACTGACACAAGAG GTACGTCAAACTATCCTTTTATGGAAGCAGAGGCTGGTGAACTCACTGTGGGAGATGTAGAGACATTGCTGAGTTTGTACAAGGATGTTGTTACAAAGTACACTAATCTGTGCAGGGCTGTTAAACGCCTTTCTATGTCCAAAACAGAAACCCCAGTTTTGGTTCCCCTTTCAGAAGGGACCCATACCTCTCCACCTCAGCCAGAAGGAAGAACTACAAATGTCAATGACAAAAGAGGAGAATAG